In Coriobacteriaceae bacterium, a single window of DNA contains:
- a CDS encoding type II toxin-antitoxin system RelB/DinJ family antitoxin, with the protein MGTATVQLNTRIDPMLKAGGDAVLTRNGLGPSDAIRALWAYLVEHQTLPGFMVADKLEAPRAESLAEQGCGLAFSSLGLSASDFAPVGSSADDWDAVRDDMYDAMVADIEANCR; encoded by the coding sequence ATGGGTACAGCAACGGTGCAGCTCAACACGCGAATCGACCCTATGCTCAAAGCTGGTGGCGATGCAGTCCTAACTCGCAATGGATTGGGGCCGAGCGATGCCATTCGTGCGCTTTGGGCTTATCTCGTCGAGCATCAAACGTTGCCAGGATTTATGGTGGCGGATAAGCTCGAGGCGCCCCGTGCGGAGAGTCTGGCCGAGCAGGGGTGCGGCCTAGCTTTTTCTTCGTTGGGGCTCAGTGCTTCGGATTTTGCGCCAGTTGGATCATCTGCGGACGACTGGGATGCCGTACGAGATGATATGTATGACGCGATGGTTGCCGACATTGAGGCGAATTGTCGATGA
- a CDS encoding amino acid ABC transporter ATP-binding protein — MIEIKHLNKYFGDLHVLKDINLTVKRGEKLVMIGPSGSGKSTLIRCVDYLEEPTSGEVVIDGTPLTKKNHLEMARKYSSMVFQQFNLYPNMTVLGNLTLAPIKLQKKSKEEATEIAIAALKRVGMAHKAGEYPQNLSGGQQQRIAIARALCTKQPIILFDEPTSALDPEMVQEVLDVMIELAQEDITMICVTHEMGFARQVADRVIFMEDGRILEEGTPEHFFDNPENPRCREFLSKILH; from the coding sequence ATGATCGAGATCAAGCATCTCAACAAGTACTTTGGCGACCTGCATGTGCTCAAAGATATCAATCTCACCGTCAAGCGCGGCGAGAAGCTCGTAATGATCGGGCCTTCCGGCTCGGGTAAGTCGACGCTCATCCGTTGCGTCGATTATCTTGAGGAGCCCACGTCGGGCGAGGTCGTCATCGACGGTACGCCGCTCACCAAGAAGAATCACCTGGAGATGGCTCGCAAGTATAGCTCTATGGTGTTTCAGCAGTTTAACCTGTATCCCAACATGACGGTGCTGGGCAACCTGACGCTCGCGCCCATCAAGCTGCAAAAGAAGAGCAAGGAGGAGGCGACCGAGATCGCCATCGCCGCGCTCAAGCGCGTCGGCATGGCGCATAAGGCCGGCGAGTATCCGCAGAATCTCTCGGGCGGTCAGCAGCAGCGCATCGCCATCGCCCGTGCCCTGTGCACCAAGCAGCCCATCATCCTGTTTGACGAGCCGACCTCGGCGCTCGACCCCGAGATGGTCCAGGAGGTTCTGGACGTTATGATTGAGCTCGCGCAGGAGGACATCACCATGATCTGCGTGACGCACGAGATGGGCTTTGCGCGCCAGGTGGCCGACCGCGTCATCTTTATGGAGGACGGCCGCATCCTGGAGGAGGGCACGCCCGAGCACTTCTTCGATAACCCCGAGAACCCGCGCTGCCGCGAGTTCCTGTCCAAGATTTTGCACTAG
- a CDS encoding peptidylprolyl isomerase, whose protein sequence is MANKKKNSEAAPTPEQQARAASNSRKKQRKTYVSKTVKIVLVVIGVLAMLLSVSAMACSGLMSQAEDTSSYKLTGGVAATINGTNLTEDTVTKQIMSMRASYGYTKDKDWAQYLVDNDLTPKKYRKQLIDSYAQQILLQQAQKENGVTVSDEEVEKAWKDACKSAGGAKAFKKTLKTYGYTEDTYKDSLKESLAQQKLKDAVAPTSKPKDSEIVDYINENLSNYNDARRSSNILIKVDSDASDEDKAAAKAKAQECLDKINSGELSFEDAVKQYSDDTGSKEKKGDVGWDKLTTFVDSYQAALEGLNKGDVSDVVESTYGYHIIKCTDYFHVDNQVDDIKQVPKDIKKYVSNVVKTQAASTAYSEWLEQYKKDADITVNPMPKDVPYNVSLKGVTKSSTDDSSTTE, encoded by the coding sequence ATGGCAAACAAGAAAAAGAACTCCGAGGCCGCACCGACGCCCGAGCAGCAGGCTCGCGCTGCCTCCAACTCTCGTAAGAAGCAGCGCAAGACGTACGTGTCTAAGACCGTCAAGATTGTCCTGGTGGTTATCGGCGTGCTGGCAATGCTGCTTTCCGTCTCGGCCATGGCATGCTCCGGTCTCATGTCGCAGGCAGAGGATACCTCGAGCTACAAGCTTACCGGCGGTGTCGCCGCCACCATCAACGGCACCAACCTCACCGAGGACACCGTGACCAAGCAGATCATGAGCATGCGCGCGTCCTATGGCTACACCAAGGACAAGGACTGGGCGCAGTATCTGGTCGACAACGACCTGACGCCCAAAAAGTACCGCAAACAGCTCATCGATTCCTACGCGCAGCAGATTCTGCTTCAGCAGGCGCAGAAGGAAAACGGGGTGACGGTATCGGACGAGGAGGTCGAGAAGGCATGGAAGGACGCGTGCAAGAGCGCGGGCGGTGCCAAGGCCTTTAAGAAGACCCTTAAGACCTACGGCTATACCGAGGACACCTACAAGGACTCGCTCAAGGAGAGCCTGGCACAGCAAAAGCTCAAGGACGCCGTGGCGCCCACCAGCAAGCCCAAGGACAGCGAGATCGTCGATTACATCAACGAGAACCTGTCTAACTACAACGATGCCCGCCGCTCGTCGAACATCCTGATCAAGGTCGATTCCGACGCATCTGACGAGGACAAGGCCGCCGCCAAGGCCAAGGCACAGGAGTGCCTGGACAAGATCAACTCCGGCGAGCTGAGCTTTGAGGACGCCGTGAAGCAGTATTCAGACGACACCGGCTCCAAGGAGAAGAAGGGCGATGTGGGTTGGGATAAGCTCACCACCTTCGTCGACAGCTACCAGGCGGCGCTCGAGGGGCTCAACAAGGGCGACGTGAGTGACGTGGTCGAGTCGACCTATGGTTACCACATCATCAAGTGCACCGACTACTTCCATGTCGATAATCAGGTCGATGACATTAAGCAGGTGCCCAAGGACATCAAGAAGTACGTCTCTAACGTGGTGAAGACGCAAGCGGCCAGCACCGCGTACAGCGAGTGGCTGGAGCAGTACAAGAAGGACGCCGACATCACCGTTAACCCCATGCCCAAGGACGTGCCGTACAACGTCAGCCTGAAGGGCGTCACCAAGAGTTCGACCGACGATTCGTCGACGACTGAGTAA
- a CDS encoding amidophosphoribosyltransferase, producing MSQETIHAAERAAGQVKTMSTYDPDSDQLHEECGIFGVWAPDRDVARLTYFGLRALQHRGQESAGIAVGDGGTVMVRKDLGLLDRVFSNADLSTLSGQLAVGHVRYGTAGAKSWEASQPHLSTINSVIIALAHNGTLVNTDELRRQLIELGVPFLSNSDSEVATKLIGYFTQRTGHLREGIRKTMELVRGGYAMTLINEQALYAFRDPHGIRPLVLGKLVDEGLDQADAASVSQLPSQDGAATVDPAVHVTRAGGWVVASETCALDIVGAEYVRDVRPGEILRISAEGLVSEQGVPAAEEPANCIFEQVYFARPDSIMNGKSVYACRYDMGRQLAHEEPVEADLVIGVPDSGLPPAEGYSHESGIPFGEGLIKNRYVGRTFIEPTQELRAMGVRMKLNPLRDNIEGKRLVVIDDSIVRGTTMVQLVKMLRNAGAKEIHIRINSPEVIWPCFYGIDTDVQSQLISANKTVDEICEYIGADSLAFLSVEGLLKVMPKGGYCDACFTGRYPVAIPESFGRDKFMEGFKPRNLDKPLHFDDDAVVEKYDDRSWEEEHGEA from the coding sequence ATGTCTCAAGAAACCATCCACGCGGCCGAGCGTGCCGCGGGACAGGTGAAGACCATGTCGACGTATGATCCGGACTCCGACCAGCTGCATGAGGAATGCGGCATTTTTGGTGTGTGGGCACCCGATCGCGATGTGGCTCGACTGACGTACTTTGGTCTGCGCGCGCTGCAGCATCGCGGCCAGGAATCGGCGGGAATCGCCGTGGGCGACGGCGGCACGGTTATGGTTCGCAAAGACCTGGGACTGCTCGATCGCGTGTTTTCCAACGCCGACCTGTCGACGCTCTCCGGTCAGCTGGCCGTGGGTCATGTGCGCTATGGCACCGCCGGTGCCAAGAGCTGGGAAGCCTCGCAGCCGCATCTTTCTACTATCAACAGCGTCATTATCGCGCTTGCTCACAACGGCACTCTGGTCAACACCGATGAGCTGCGCCGCCAGCTGATCGAGCTGGGCGTGCCGTTCCTCTCCAATTCGGATTCCGAAGTCGCGACCAAGCTTATCGGCTACTTTACTCAGCGTACAGGCCATCTGCGCGAGGGCATTCGCAAGACCATGGAGCTCGTGCGTGGCGGCTACGCCATGACGCTCATCAACGAGCAGGCGCTCTACGCATTCCGCGATCCGCACGGCATTCGCCCGCTCGTGCTGGGCAAGCTGGTGGACGAGGGTCTGGATCAGGCCGATGCCGCATCCGTTTCGCAGCTGCCGTCGCAGGACGGCGCCGCGACGGTCGACCCCGCCGTCCATGTCACGCGCGCCGGCGGCTGGGTCGTTGCTTCCGAGACCTGCGCACTCGACATCGTGGGTGCCGAGTACGTCCGTGACGTCCGTCCCGGCGAGATTTTGCGCATCAGCGCCGAGGGTCTGGTGTCCGAGCAGGGCGTGCCTGCCGCCGAAGAGCCTGCTAACTGCATCTTTGAGCAGGTCTACTTCGCTCGCCCCGATTCCATCATGAACGGCAAGAGCGTCTATGCCTGCCGTTACGACATGGGTCGTCAGCTGGCACACGAGGAGCCCGTCGAGGCCGACCTGGTCATCGGCGTGCCCGACTCCGGCTTGCCGCCCGCGGAGGGGTATTCGCACGAGAGCGGTATTCCCTTTGGCGAGGGCCTCATCAAGAACCGCTACGTGGGCCGTACGTTTATCGAGCCCACGCAGGAGCTGCGCGCCATGGGCGTGCGCATGAAGCTCAACCCGCTGCGCGACAACATCGAGGGCAAGCGCCTGGTCGTCATCGACGACTCCATCGTGCGTGGCACCACCATGGTGCAGCTCGTCAAGATGCTGCGCAACGCTGGCGCCAAGGAGATTCATATCCGCATCAACTCGCCCGAGGTCATCTGGCCGTGTTTCTACGGTATCGATACCGACGTGCAGTCGCAGCTTATCAGCGCCAACAAGACGGTCGACGAGATTTGCGAGTATATCGGCGCCGATTCGCTGGCCTTCCTTTCGGTCGAGGGCCTGCTGAAGGTCATGCCCAAGGGCGGCTACTGCGATGCGTGCTTTACCGGCCGCTACCCCGTGGCGATTCCCGAGAGCTTTGGCCGCGACAAGTTCATGGAGGGCTTTAAGCCCCGCAACCTGGACAAGCCGCTTCACTTTGACGACGACGCCGTGGTCGAGAAATACGACGACCGCAGCTGGGAAGAGGAACACGGCGAGGCCTAA
- the purN gene encoding phosphoribosylglycinamide formyltransferase has protein sequence MSANEQMAAAEGLDFVPYTRPTDTDTAEPLKIGVLISGSGTNLQALIDLIAAGKLNASIELVVSSRPSAKGLQRAERAGIQTLTLSKDVYADPIAADEIIAHELLERGCEYVVMAGYMRMVHTPLLAAFPNRVVNLHPALLPSFTGAHAIDDAFARGVKVTGVTVHFANEIYDNGPIIAQRALAVEEGWDVDTLEEHIHAIEHVLYPEVVQMLADGRVHVLESGKVAIDAPRHRA, from the coding sequence ATGAGCGCTAACGAGCAGATGGCTGCCGCCGAGGGCCTGGACTTTGTGCCCTATACTCGTCCGACTGACACCGATACGGCTGAGCCGCTCAAGATCGGTGTGCTCATCAGCGGCTCCGGTACCAATCTGCAGGCGCTGATCGACCTGATTGCCGCCGGCAAGCTCAATGCCTCGATTGAGCTCGTGGTGTCGAGCCGTCCTTCGGCCAAGGGCCTGCAGCGTGCTGAGCGCGCGGGCATCCAGACGCTTACGCTGTCCAAGGATGTCTATGCCGATCCCATCGCCGCTGACGAGATCATCGCGCACGAGCTGCTCGAGCGCGGCTGCGAATATGTGGTCATGGCCGGCTACATGCGCATGGTGCACACGCCTCTGCTAGCGGCGTTTCCCAACCGCGTGGTCAACTTGCATCCGGCGCTGCTGCCGAGCTTTACCGGCGCGCATGCGATCGACGATGCCTTTGCGCGCGGCGTCAAGGTGACCGGTGTGACCGTACATTTTGCCAACGAGATCTACGACAACGGCCCCATCATCGCCCAGCGCGCGCTGGCTGTCGAGGAGGGTTGGGATGTCGATACGCTCGAGGAGCACATCCACGCGATTGAGCACGTGCTGTATCCCGAGGTTGTTCAGATGCTCGCCGACGGCCGCGTCCACGTGCTGGAGAGCGGCAAGGTCGCAATTGATGCACCCCGCCATCGTGCGTAA
- a CDS encoding putative ABC transporter permease produces the protein MDRNELDPSVPSATEVKKIPLIIKVYAVLCILSGVGTLPSVAAFMWQVITALVNGNATEKLGDNTLVAVGLIVAGIMLSAASAVILIIFGLDLIKNQRRNAARLSYILIAFTVVELLVDVMLQGIGPFLLRPAIQLGILVALSATVDPTLRQERELQRRLQEMLDRDAAAEGMLGRDETGEGYIKLNYFNLFWVFFVCCILGLIAEDIWHMTVDDPGVYQNRAGMLFGPFSPIYGFGAVLMTMVLNRFYKKNPIIIFLVSALLGASFEVFVGWFMQTAFGVVSWSYSHITLFGLPDPLVVLTGGRTCTGFACLWGLGGLIWIKLLLPRLLKLINKIPWKSRYSATVIFTVIMLVDGVMTLQSLDYWYQRVNGTEPDIPVAQFYGEHFDNEYMENRFQSMTMSPKDATRV, from the coding sequence ATGGATCGAAACGAACTCGACCCCAGCGTCCCCAGCGCCACAGAGGTCAAGAAGATTCCCCTCATCATTAAGGTGTACGCCGTCCTGTGCATCCTTTCCGGCGTGGGCACGCTCCCGTCGGTCGCTGCCTTTATGTGGCAGGTCATCACGGCACTTGTTAACGGCAACGCCACCGAAAAGCTCGGCGACAACACGCTCGTCGCAGTCGGCCTTATCGTCGCCGGCATCATGCTCTCTGCGGCAAGTGCCGTCATCCTAATCATCTTTGGCCTGGACCTTATCAAAAACCAGCGCCGCAACGCCGCCCGCCTGTCCTACATCCTTATTGCATTCACCGTCGTCGAGCTTTTGGTCGACGTGATGCTCCAGGGCATCGGGCCCTTCCTGCTGCGTCCCGCGATCCAGCTCGGCATCCTTGTTGCACTTTCGGCAACCGTCGACCCCACGCTGCGTCAGGAGCGCGAACTGCAGCGCCGCCTGCAGGAGATGCTCGACCGCGACGCCGCCGCCGAGGGCATGCTCGGCCGCGATGAAACCGGCGAGGGCTACATCAAGCTCAACTACTTCAACCTGTTCTGGGTGTTCTTTGTCTGCTGCATACTCGGCCTGATCGCCGAGGACATCTGGCACATGACGGTCGACGACCCGGGCGTCTATCAGAACCGCGCCGGCATGCTGTTTGGCCCCTTCAGCCCCATCTACGGATTTGGCGCCGTGCTCATGACCATGGTGCTTAACCGCTTCTACAAAAAGAACCCCATCATCATTTTCCTGGTGAGCGCCCTGCTCGGCGCCAGCTTTGAGGTGTTCGTGGGCTGGTTTATGCAGACCGCGTTTGGCGTGGTCTCGTGGAGCTACTCGCACATAACGCTGTTCGGTTTGCCCGATCCGCTCGTGGTCCTCACGGGCGGACGCACCTGCACGGGCTTCGCCTGCCTGTGGGGCCTGGGCGGCCTCATCTGGATCAAGCTGCTGCTGCCGAGGCTGCTTAAGCTTATCAACAAGATCCCCTGGAAGAGCCGCTACTCGGCCACCGTCATCTTTACCGTTATCATGCTGGTCGACGGCGTCATGACGCTGCAATCGCTCGACTACTGGTACCAGCGCGTTAACGGCACGGAGCCGGACATTCCCGTCGCACAGTTCTACGGAGAGCACTTCGATAACGAGTACATGGAAAACCGCTTCCAGAGCATGACCATGAGCCCCAAGGATGCGACACGCGTATAG
- a CDS encoding PTS sugar transporter subunit IIA yields MADNAEMLFSPELVFFDWVCATPDEVFVRLEDELAPRGYIVPGWLDAVRTREDAYPTGLAMPATNIAIPHTDPGFVDKPYIAVVKPAAPVTFNAMAGMGAPVPAQIIINLGIAEPGGQVEALQSLMNIFMDADAAADVLGQTTCQGMVDAIRRHF; encoded by the coding sequence ATGGCGGATAACGCCGAGATGCTATTCTCACCTGAGCTGGTGTTTTTTGATTGGGTGTGCGCGACGCCGGATGAGGTGTTTGTGCGGCTCGAGGACGAGCTTGCACCTCGCGGCTACATTGTGCCCGGTTGGCTCGACGCCGTCCGCACGCGTGAAGATGCCTATCCCACGGGGCTTGCTATGCCGGCGACCAACATTGCCATCCCGCATACCGATCCGGGGTTTGTGGATAAGCCCTATATCGCGGTGGTAAAGCCCGCCGCGCCCGTGACGTTCAATGCTATGGCGGGCATGGGCGCCCCCGTGCCGGCGCAGATCATCATCAATTTGGGCATTGCCGAGCCGGGCGGCCAGGTCGAGGCCCTGCAATCGCTTATGAATATCTTTATGGATGCCGACGCCGCAGCCGATGTGCTCGGCCAGACCACGTGCCAGGGCATGGTCGACGCCATCCGCCGCCACTTTTAG
- a CDS encoding amino acid ABC transporter permease, whose product MLEGLFDADRWSTTFQNMGPFWEGFGVTLQVVVAGLLLSLVLGTLLGVFSTTRSRVLRAISRVYVEFYQNTPLPVQVLFMYMAGPQFLQVITGADQPVRIAPFVLGFLGVGLYHAAYISEVIRTGIEAVPRGQMEAAQSQGFTRAQAYWYIVLPQTFKIILPPLCNQALNLVKNTSVLALVAGGDLMYRSDNFVSLYGYLQGYIVCCLMYFIICFPLAMLVQWLERRSKERPRGVSLAELGLDNVEEA is encoded by the coding sequence ATGCTCGAAGGATTATTTGACGCCGACCGTTGGTCGACGACATTTCAAAACATGGGGCCCTTCTGGGAGGGCTTTGGCGTGACGCTGCAAGTGGTCGTTGCCGGTCTGTTGCTGTCGCTGGTGCTGGGCACGCTGCTGGGCGTGTTCTCTACCACTCGCTCGCGCGTGCTGCGCGCCATAAGCCGCGTGTACGTGGAGTTTTACCAGAACACCCCGTTGCCCGTGCAGGTGCTCTTTATGTACATGGCCGGTCCGCAGTTTTTGCAGGTCATAACCGGTGCCGACCAGCCGGTGCGCATCGCGCCGTTCGTGCTGGGCTTCTTGGGCGTGGGCCTGTATCACGCGGCCTACATCTCCGAGGTCATCCGCACCGGTATCGAGGCGGTTCCGCGCGGTCAGATGGAGGCGGCCCAGAGCCAGGGCTTCACCCGTGCGCAGGCGTATTGGTACATCGTGCTGCCCCAGACATTCAAGATCATTCTGCCGCCGCTGTGTAACCAGGCGCTCAACCTGGTCAAGAACACGTCGGTGCTGGCGCTTGTGGCCGGCGGCGACCTTATGTACCGTTCCGACAACTTTGTGAGTCTGTACGGTTACCTGCAGGGATACATCGTCTGCTGCCTCATGTACTTCATCATCTGCTTTCCGCTCGCCATGCTGGTGCAGTGGCTCGAGCGCCGCTCCAAGGAGCGTCCGCGCGGCGTAAGTCTGGCCGAGCTGGGGCTCGACAACGTAGAGGAGGCCTAG
- a CDS encoding transporter substrate-binding domain-containing protein, which produces MDMTDMTRAAVSRRHFLQLAGAGMLALTGTALAGCGNSTSGEGSDKGSKLAAIKSRGHLNAGVKKDVPGYGYYDTAKGRFEGMEVDLCYQIAAAVFGVSYKEARAKELVEFTDVTPKTRGPLIDNGQLDVVAATYTITDERKKSWDFSTPYRTDYVGLMVKKRSGFTSIEDLDGKVIGVSQGATTQSLIEQMIKDNGFSCKPEFRAFSGYPIIKSSLDAGNIDVFAMDRSTLAGYMNETVELLQPEVKFGEQGYGVATKKGCDLSAVVDQVICDRLADGWLDQEVKTWGLV; this is translated from the coding sequence ATGGACATGACGGATATGACGAGGGCGGCCGTGTCACGCCGTCACTTTTTGCAGCTGGCGGGCGCCGGCATGCTCGCGCTGACGGGGACCGCGCTTGCCGGTTGCGGCAACTCCACCAGCGGCGAGGGCTCCGACAAGGGGTCCAAGCTTGCGGCCATCAAGTCGCGTGGCCACCTGAATGCCGGCGTTAAGAAGGACGTTCCCGGCTATGGCTATTACGACACCGCCAAGGGCCGCTTTGAGGGCATGGAAGTCGATTTGTGCTACCAAATCGCCGCTGCCGTCTTTGGCGTGAGCTACAAGGAGGCCCGCGCCAAGGAGCTTGTCGAGTTTACCGATGTAACGCCCAAGACGCGCGGCCCGCTGATCGATAACGGCCAACTCGACGTGGTCGCGGCGACCTACACCATCACCGACGAGCGCAAGAAGAGCTGGGATTTCTCGACGCCGTACCGCACCGACTACGTGGGACTTATGGTCAAGAAGCGTTCGGGCTTTACCTCGATTGAGGACCTGGATGGCAAGGTCATTGGCGTGAGCCAGGGCGCCACCACGCAGAGCCTGATCGAGCAGATGATCAAGGACAACGGCTTTAGCTGCAAGCCCGAGTTTAGGGCCTTTAGCGGCTACCCCATCATCAAGAGCTCACTCGACGCCGGCAATATCGACGTCTTTGCCATGGACCGCTCCACGCTGGCCGGTTACATGAACGAGACCGTTGAGCTGCTGCAGCCCGAAGTCAAGTTTGGCGAGCAGGGCTACGGCGTGGCGACCAAGAAGGGCTGCGACCTTTCGGCCGTGGTCGATCAGGTGATTTGCGATCGCCTGGCCGATGGCTGGCTCGACCAAGAGGTCAAGACCTGGGGTCTTGTATAG
- the purM gene encoding phosphoribosylformylglycinamidine cyclo-ligase, which yields MSDSKHVTYEDAGVDTAEGGRAVDAIKQMVKDTNRPEVIGGIGGFGGLFSAAALKDMEDPILISGTDGVGTKLVLAQIMDRHETVGQDLVAMCANDILASGAEPLFFLDYVAIGHIEAEHMAKIIKGVADGCKLAGCALVGGEMAEHPGVMAPADYDLAGFTVGVVDRPKMLDPANVRPGDVILGLPSTGVHSNGYSLVRKVIGVDGIKPGTPEAAAKAEELSRPLEELGGASLADALLAPTRIYVKPVLELLRGGAPVHAIAHITGGGITENLNRALADDVDAVVTRNGAEMGWDVPPVITYVSRQAELAPNEACKTFNMGVGLCLIVAPEDEAAVTEALVALGEKPFRVGECVEGSGKVVYSDER from the coding sequence ATGAGCGACAGCAAGCATGTGACGTATGAGGATGCCGGCGTCGATACCGCCGAGGGCGGCCGCGCCGTCGACGCTATTAAGCAGATGGTTAAGGACACCAACCGCCCCGAGGTCATCGGCGGTATCGGTGGCTTTGGCGGCCTGTTCTCGGCCGCCGCGCTTAAGGATATGGAAGACCCGATCCTGATCAGCGGTACCGACGGCGTGGGCACCAAGCTCGTGCTCGCCCAGATCATGGACCGTCACGAGACGGTGGGCCAGGACCTGGTCGCCATGTGCGCCAACGACATCTTGGCATCGGGCGCCGAGCCGCTGTTCTTCCTGGACTACGTTGCCATCGGCCACATCGAGGCCGAGCACATGGCAAAGATCATCAAGGGCGTGGCCGACGGCTGCAAGCTCGCGGGCTGCGCGCTCGTGGGCGGCGAGATGGCCGAGCACCCCGGCGTTATGGCTCCCGCCGACTACGACCTCGCCGGCTTTACCGTGGGCGTCGTCGACCGTCCCAAGATGCTCGACCCCGCGAACGTCCGCCCCGGCGACGTGATTCTGGGCCTGCCTTCTACCGGCGTGCACTCCAACGGCTACTCGCTGGTGCGTAAGGTCATCGGCGTCGACGGCATCAAGCCGGGCACGCCCGAGGCCGCTGCTAAGGCCGAGGAGCTGAGCCGCCCGCTCGAGGAGCTCGGCGGCGCATCGCTGGCCGACGCTCTGCTGGCCCCCACGCGCATCTACGTCAAGCCGGTTCTTGAGCTGCTGCGCGGTGGCGCTCCGGTGCACGCCATTGCCCACATCACCGGCGGCGGCATCACCGAGAACCTCAACCGCGCGCTTGCCGACGACGTCGACGCCGTGGTCACCCGCAACGGCGCCGAGATGGGTTGGGACGTTCCGCCCGTCATCACCTACGTGTCGCGCCAGGCCGAGCTCGCGCCCAACGAGGCATGCAAGACTTTCAACATGGGCGTCGGCCTGTGCCTGATCGTCGCCCCCGAGGACGAGGCTGCGGTTACCGAGGCCCTGGTCGCGCTGGGCGAGAAGCCGTTCCGCGTGGGCGAGTGCGTCGAGGGTTCCGGTAAGGTCGTGTACTCCGATGAGCGCTAA
- a CDS encoding PIN domain-containing protein has protein sequence MIEAKHLLVDTNVWLDYYLQEGAFDEAKRLVELAEAGKIDLLYAPTTAKDVFYILPRRLARRNVNGINVSFASASWACIEHMMQVAAASPLSLAECEMARMLGKSMPDLEDNLIIASGETADVDYVVTSDRRMLEAMPEVCLTPARALDMIGILD, from the coding sequence ATGATTGAGGCAAAGCATCTCTTGGTAGATACGAACGTTTGGCTCGATTATTACCTGCAAGAAGGGGCGTTCGACGAAGCGAAAAGATTGGTTGAACTGGCCGAGGCGGGAAAGATCGACCTTCTGTATGCGCCAACGACGGCAAAGGATGTGTTCTATATTTTGCCTCGGCGACTAGCCCGGCGGAATGTGAATGGGATTAACGTGTCGTTTGCCTCGGCGTCATGGGCCTGCATTGAGCACATGATGCAGGTGGCAGCTGCCTCTCCGCTTTCGTTGGCAGAGTGCGAGATGGCACGCATGCTTGGCAAGAGCATGCCGGATCTTGAAGACAACCTCATCATCGCTTCGGGCGAGACGGCAGATGTTGACTACGTGGTCACGAGCGACCGGCGCATGCTGGAGGCGATGCCCGAAGTTTGCCTGACGCCTGCCCGCGCACTCGATATGATTGGAATCCTCGACTAA
- a CDS encoding GatB/YqeY domain-containing protein → MTNEELQKEMIAAMKAKDKVRLSIIRQVKTEVKNIEVNERRDVTEEDVNSMIKRLIKQTSETLEMSIKAGTDQDRTDNLTEQVKILESLLPAQVSGEELEALIEQVIAELGATSKKQMGQVMGALGKATGGNFDKPAAAKIVGAKLA, encoded by the coding sequence ATGACCAACGAAGAGCTGCAGAAGGAAATGATTGCGGCCATGAAGGCCAAGGACAAGGTTCGCCTGTCCATCATTCGCCAGGTTAAGACCGAGGTGAAGAACATCGAGGTCAACGAGCGCCGCGATGTGACCGAGGAAGACGTCAACAGCATGATCAAGCGTCTGATTAAGCAGACGAGCGAGACGCTGGAGATGTCCATTAAGGCCGGTACCGACCAGGACCGTACCGACAACCTGACCGAGCAGGTCAAGATTCTGGAGAGCCTGCTGCCTGCGCAGGTTTCGGGCGAGGAACTCGAGGCTCTGATCGAGCAGGTCATCGCCGAGCTGGGCGCGACGTCCAAGAAGCAGATGGGCCAGGTCATGGGTGCACTCGGCAAGGCCACCGGCGGCAACTTCGATAAGCCTGCCGCGGCAAAGATCGTCGGCGCCAAACTTGCGTAA
- a CDS encoding molybdopterin biosynthesis protein, with amino-acid sequence MLESGKLMPSIDAWLREAKADASAAGCGMYLTHNGVVRATPKAEVRGVETDGVAPGHRVGGMVFDYDAEKVRSAIGATRAMPGIGYVRVWLASGELSVGDDIMLVLIGGDIRPHVVDALQALVGTIKNECVSEVEREA; translated from the coding sequence ATGCTTGAGAGTGGCAAATTGATGCCTTCGATTGATGCTTGGCTGCGCGAGGCCAAGGCCGATGCTTCGGCGGCAGGCTGCGGGATGTATCTGACGCATAACGGTGTGGTGCGTGCGACGCCCAAGGCCGAGGTGCGCGGAGTCGAGACCGATGGCGTGGCACCAGGCCACAGGGTGGGCGGCATGGTCTTTGACTACGACGCCGAAAAGGTACGGTCTGCTATCGGGGCCACGCGCGCGATGCCGGGTATCGGCTATGTGCGCGTGTGGCTGGCAAGCGGCGAGCTTTCCGTAGGTGACGACATCATGCTCGTGCTTATCGGCGGGGACATTCGCCCACACGTGGTCGATGCACTGCAGGCGCTCGTTGGCACCATCAAGAACGAATGCGTGAGTGAGGTCGAGCGCGAGGCGTAG